The DNA region TGCTGCTGTCGTCGAATGTTTGCAAGGGCGGCGGCTGTTCCACGTTTGAACAGTCGCCCATGTACCGCATCACCTCGCGCACCACCGGCCCGAGGCTCACCGTCAGCTACGTACAGGCATTCGTCTATTAGGAGGCAGCCATGAAACATCGTCCGGAAACCCGCTATCCGCTGTTCGCATTTGCACTCGCGCTTGGTCTGGCCACGACGACGCCCGCACGGGCAGGCACGGTCGCGCTGGCCACGGCACCGCTGGCGACGTCGACCACCTCGACCGTGCAGCCCAACGTGTTCCTGATGATGGACGACTCGGGCAGTATGGGCTGGGACTATCTGCCCGACGGTGCCGGCAATTTCACTGGCGCTTACGGCTACAACAGCTACCAGTGCAACGGCGTCTACTACGATCCGGCCATCACCTACCTCCCGCCGGTCGATTCCACCGGCACCAGCTATCCCAATTCCAGCTTCACTGCCGCCTGGATAGACGGCTACAACACCGGCTCCGGCACCACCAACCTGAGCACCAGCTTCCAGACCCAGGACGGCTCGATTGCCGCCGCCCCCGCTTATTACTACACTTACTCCGGCACACAGACCACCTACGCCCAACAGAATTATTTCAACACATCCAGCACTTTCTATACGGAATGCAATACCCCCGTTAGCACCGCCAGTTCGGTGTTCCACAAAGTTGTCGTCAGCGCCACTTCCGGCCCCGGCGGCACCGACGAACGTACCAACTTCGCCAACTGGTACAGCTATTACAGCACCCGTATCAACATGATGAAAACCGCGACAGGGCTGGCCTTCCAGCCTATCGGCAGCACTTACCGCGTCGGTTTTGCCACCATGAACAACAACGGCGGCAGCAAATTCCTCAATCTGGGTACTTTCAACTCCACCCAGAAAGCAGCCTGGTACACCATGCTCTACTCCACCAGCGCCGGCAGCTCGACGCCGTTGCTGGGAGCCCTGTCTACCGTAGGAAAGATGTATGCCGGCAAACTGACCAGCAAGAATGGCATCGCCGTCGCCGACCCGGTGCAATACTCCTGCCAGCAGAATTTCACCATCCTGACCACGGATGGCTACTGGAACAGCTACACCGGCGATACCGAGCTCGATGGTGTCACTGCAGTAGGTAACCAGGACGGTGCGGTTGCACGTCCCATGTACGATGGTGCGCAGGCCGCTACCACCTATACCTATACCTATAACCGGAACAGCTATATCCAGCGCAGCGGCAACTGCCCGAGAAGAACGTGGTATCTGGATCTGCAACCGCAAACCGGCACCTGCTCATCCACCAGTTCCACCAGCGGCTGTTCGCCGACCAACTGGACCAATACCGGCACGCTGACACCCGGCACTTCCTGCGTTTCGACCCGAGCATACACAACCACGCCCGTGCAACAGGGCAGTCCGGTGCAAACTGCCGGCACCATCGGTGGCACCAGTAACACCCTGGCCGACGTCGCCATGTATTACTACCAGACCGACCTGCGCACCTCCGCGCTGGGTAACTGTTCCGGCGCCGTGGTTGGGGAGAACGTCTGCACCAACAACGTGTTCATGAGCACCCTGGACAACAATACCCAGCAGCACATGACCACCTTCACGCTGGGGCTCGGCGCACGCGGCAGGATGATCTATTCGCCCAGCTACATGAACGACACCACGGGCGATTTCCCCTCGGTCAAGCTCGGATTGACCGCCAGTTCGACCGTGTGCACCTGGCAAACTGCCGGCACGGTCTGCAACTGGCCGATCCCCAATGTTGCCGGCACGCCGGAAAACATCGACGACCTGTGGCATGCCGCAGTGGATGGGCACGGTGCCTATTTCAACGCCACCAACCCGGCTTCGCTGTCGAGCAGCCTGACCACTGCGCTGGCCGGCATCAATGCCCGCCGGGGCTCAGCCGCCGCTGCCGCAACCAGCACCCTGAACCCGGTTGCCGGCAACAACTTCGCCTATGTCGCCAGCTACACCACGGTGTCCTGGACCGGCAACCTGGAGGCACGCGGCATCAATGTGAACACTGGAGTGGTGAACACTAATTCCACCTGGTGTGCGGAGAACGTGGCCGCCGACACTTGCGCGTCGCCCGGCACGATCGTCGCCGACACCAGCGGTTCCACGACCGCCTATAACTGCGTCACGCCCAACGCGGTGATCTGCACCGGCGGCACCATGGTCGGCACGGACTGCTACGTCCCGGTGGCCACCGCCTGCACCGGCACCATGGCTGCGCTGGTCACCGACACCACCGACACACGGTCGATCTACACCGCCAACAATACCGGTACCGTGCTTACCAATTTCGATGCCACCTATGCGGCCGCCAATCCGGCGAATTTTTCCGCGACCCATATCAGCGGACTCAGCCAGTGGCCATTGCTGACTGCGGCGCAGCAAACCGCCGCTACGGGTACCAATCTGGTCAACTTCCTCCGCGGTCAGTGGGGATACGAGGATCGCAGCAGCAATGTACTCACCAACCGGCTGTACCGCGGCCGCACCGCGGTGCTGGGCGATGCGCTGGAATCGCAGCCCGCATTCATCGCCGCCCCGGTATTCAGCTACCCCTATCCCGGCTATAGCGCTTACGTGACGGCGCAGGCCAGCCGTGCCGGCACGGTATTCATGGGCGCCAACGACGGCATGATGCATGCGTTCGCGGCCGACACCGGGGTTGAACGCTGGGCTTACGTGCCCAGCATGGTGATACCCAATATGTGGATACTGGCCGACAAGAACTATGCCACCCTGCACCAGAACTTCATTAATGGCAGCCCGAACATCGCCGATATCTGCACTGCCAACTGCACCAATGCGGCCACTGCAGTATGGAAGACCATCCTGGTCGCCGGACTGAACGGCGGCGGGCGCGGCTACTATGCACTGGACATCACCAATCCAACGGCGCCCGCCCTGCTTTGGGAATTCACCACCACTGCCGGCATCGGCAGTACCAAGGACGACGATCTCGGCTATTCGTTCGGCGTGCCTATCGTCACCACCAAGGCGGATGGCACATGGGTCGTGCTCGTCACTTCGGGTTACAACAATGTCAACCCGGGTTCAGGAAACGGCTATCTCTATGTGCTGAATGCCGGCACAGGCGCGATCATCAGCAAGATCGCGACGAACGCCCCAGTGGCAGGCGTGATGACGCCGACAGGCAGTGTCACCACCCCGAACGGATTGGCCAAGATCGCCGCCTGGAACAACGAACAGCCGGTAGGCAACAAGGCCGGCTATGTCTATGGCGGCGACCTGCTGGGCAACGTCTGGCGTTTCGACATCAACAGCACCGCCACCGCCGCCATCGGTACTGGTGACGTGATGAAATTCGCTGCCTTGTATTCGGATGCTGCAGGCACGCTGCCCCAGCCCATCACCACCAGCCCGGT from Sideroxyarcus emersonii includes:
- a CDS encoding pilus assembly protein — its product is MKHRPETRYPLFAFALALGLATTTPARAGTVALATAPLATSTTSTVQPNVFLMMDDSGSMGWDYLPDGAGNFTGAYGYNSYQCNGVYYDPAITYLPPVDSTGTSYPNSSFTAAWIDGYNTGSGTTNLSTSFQTQDGSIAAAPAYYYTYSGTQTTYAQQNYFNTSSTFYTECNTPVSTASSVFHKVVVSATSGPGGTDERTNFANWYSYYSTRINMMKTATGLAFQPIGSTYRVGFATMNNNGGSKFLNLGTFNSTQKAAWYTMLYSTSAGSSTPLLGALSTVGKMYAGKLTSKNGIAVADPVQYSCQQNFTILTTDGYWNSYTGDTELDGVTAVGNQDGAVARPMYDGAQAATTYTYTYNRNSYIQRSGNCPRRTWYLDLQPQTGTCSSTSSTSGCSPTNWTNTGTLTPGTSCVSTRAYTTTPVQQGSPVQTAGTIGGTSNTLADVAMYYYQTDLRTSALGNCSGAVVGENVCTNNVFMSTLDNNTQQHMTTFTLGLGARGRMIYSPSYMNDTTGDFPSVKLGLTASSTVCTWQTAGTVCNWPIPNVAGTPENIDDLWHAAVDGHGAYFNATNPASLSSSLTTALAGINARRGSAAAAATSTLNPVAGNNFAYVASYTTVSWTGNLEARGINVNTGVVNTNSTWCAENVAADTCASPGTIVADTSGSTTAYNCVTPNAVICTGGTMVGTDCYVPVATACTGTMAALVTDTTDTRSIYTANNTGTVLTNFDATYAAANPANFSATHISGLSQWPLLTAAQQTAATGTNLVNFLRGQWGYEDRSSNVLTNRLYRGRTAVLGDALESQPAFIAAPVFSYPYPGYSAYVTAQASRAGTVFMGANDGMMHAFAADTGVERWAYVPSMVIPNMWILADKNYATLHQNFINGSPNIADICTANCTNAATAVWKTILVAGLNGGGRGYYALDITNPTAPALLWEFTTTAGIGSTKDDDLGYSFGVPIVTTKADGTWVVLVTSGYNNVNPGSGNGYLYVLNAGTGAIISKIATNAPVAGVMTPTGSVTTPNGLAKIAAWNNEQPVGNKAGYVYGGDLLGNVWRFDINSTATAAIGTGDVMKFAALYSDAAGTLPQPITTSPVLGMAYGKRYVFITTGKYLEISDLTTTNVQSLYSIKDDNATTTFVNPRTVLPSQTLYPNPDGTATRLSTSNPVPTGGAGCYADYPDTGERANIDSQLIQGIVIAPSIVPSNTACSPGGYGWLNYFNYTTCGATSVKSDSTIVGVNIIYVQGHAVVETVTSTNPTPTPQPPPAFLPSAPVFSSKRTIWRELIP